Below is a genomic region from Halobacterium sp. CBA1132.
CGAGCACGGCGATGGCGAACGCCGGCGGGACGTCCTTCTCGGCGGTCTCGGCGCCCCACGCCAGCAGGAACGCCGCGCCGAGGACCGCGATGCCGCTGATTGCGACGGTCACGGGTTCACCCAGGCCGTACGCGTCGGGGCCGCCGGTGAGGAAGATACCCACCCACGGCGCGGTCAGCAGCGCCGCCACCGCTAGCGCCGCCAGCGGATGCCGCACCTTCTCTCGGAGCATACCGAGACTGTCCGGGAAGCGCTCCCTAACACTTGTGGTTAGCGAACCCCGGGACTACGGCAGCAGGAAGTAGACGAAGCCGACGTAGCCGGCAATCAGGCCGGCGCCTTCGACGCGCGTGATGCGCTCGCCGAGCGCCATGATGGCGAGCGCGGCGACGGTGAACCCCAGCATCACGGGGAACTCGTAGCTGACCGTCGACCCGGTCACCGTGATGGGGACGAGGACGGCGACGATACCGATGACCGCGAGCACGTTGTAGATGTTCGACCCGACGACGTTCCCGATGGAGAACTCGGCTTCGCCGCGAATCGCGCTCACGAGCGATGTCGCCAGTTCGGGGACGGAGGTGCCGAACGCGATGATGGTGAGGCCGATGAAGAGGTCGCCGAAACCCCACGCCATCAGGACGCCGCGACCGCCGGTGATGAGCGCCCGAGAGCCGGCGAGCAGCAACACGATGGCGCCGACGAGCGTGACGTACTCGCGGGCGCCGGCGGTCGCGGATTCGTCGTCCATCTCGACGTCTTCGGGGAGCGCGACGTCGTCCTCCTGCTGGGACTTGTAGTAGAGGTAGCCGGTGAAGCCGGCCAGCAACGCGAGCAGGACCACGCCGTCGAACGCCCCGAGGCTGCCGTCCGTGCCGAGCGCGACGAGCGCGACGGCGGCCGTGAACATGAACGGGCCGTGCTGGTAGAGCGTCTTGTCGTCGACTTCCATCGGACGCACTACCGCGGACGCGCCGAGCACGAGGCCGATGTTGGCGATGTTCGACCCGACGATGTTGCCGAGCGCGATGCTGTCGGAGGCGGTCAGCGCGCCGGTGGCGCTGACGAACAGTTCGGGCGCGGTGGTGGCGAACGCGACGATGGTGACGCCGACCGTCGCCGCCTTCACGCCGTGGGAGAGCGCGAGCGCGGACGCCGCGGCGACGAGCAACTCGGCGCCGACGTAGAGCAGCAGGATGCCGACGACTAGTATCGCGCCGTCGACGAGGAGTGTGCCGGCCATACGCCGGGAAACTGGCTCGCGGGCAAAAACGGTTCGGAGTGAGCATCAGTTATAAACGACGGGCGAGTTCGTCGACGCGTGCAGGTATTCGGACTCGTCGGGAACCCGGTCGAGCACTCGCTGTCGCCGCCGATGCACGAGGCCGCGTACAGCGAACTCGGCGTGGACGCCCGGTACGTCACGTTCGAGCCGGCGCGCGAGGACATCGAGACGGCAATCGAGGGCGCCGACGCGCTCGGCGTCGCCGGCCTGAACGTCACCATCCCGTTCAAGCAGGCGGTCCTCGACGTCGTCGGCCCGGACGACCTCGCGGCGCGCATCGGCGCTGTCAACACGGTGGACTTCTCCGGGGACACCGTCACCGGCCACAACACGGACGCCGAAGGCGTGCGGCGCTCGTTCGCCCACCACGGCGTCGAACTCGACGGCCGTGACGCGGTCGTCGTGGGTGCGGGCGGCGCGGGTCGCGCGGCGGCGTTCGCGCTCGCCGACGCGGGCGCGACCGTCAGCATCGCCAACCGAACTGTCGAAACCGCGGAGCTACTGGCCGACGACGTCGGAAGCGCCGCGTCCGCCCACGGCCTCGACGTGCTCCCGGAACTGCTCGCGGACGCCGACGCCCTCGTGAACGCGACGAGCGTCGGGATGGAGGAAGACGAGTCGCCCGTGCCAGCGGCCGCGCTCCACGGGGACCTCGCAGTGTTGGACGCGGTGTACGCGCCGCTGGAGACGCGGCTGTTACGCGACGCCGCCGACGTGGGCGCCACCACGATAGACGGCGCGTGGATGCTGCTGTTCCAGGGCGTCGCGGCGTTCGAACTGTGGACGGGACGAGACGCGCCGATAGCCGCGATGAACGACGCGCTGCGTGCGAAACTCTGACCGTCGGGCACGGCTTTAAGTGGAGTCGGAGGGTATGGCCAGCTAATGGGACTGCTCTCGACACTCAAATCGCTGCTCGGAATGGAGGAGGAGAGCCGCTCCGCCGGGAGCGGCGTCGACGTAACCGTCGAACACGAACCGTCGACGGAATCCGAGCGAGCGGTCAAGGAATCGGACGCTGAAACCGGAGACGAGGACGACGTCGACGAAACGGTCGCGACCGAAACCGACGCGGCCGCCTCGACGGAGTCGCTGGTCGACGAGGAACACACCGACGACTCGACGCGCGCCGCCGAACCGGCCGAAGCCGCCGGTACGGGCGACGAAGAAGTGCCCGAGACGGCCGAGGACGGCGTCGACGAAGCGGTCGCGTCCGAGACCGACGCGGCTGCTTCCACGGAGTCGCTGGTCGACGAGGACCACACCGACGACCCGACGCGGGCCGCCGAACCCGCGGAAGCCGCCAGCACGGGCGACGACGAGGACGCGACCGAGTCGGTCGACGGCGAATCGGTCACCGTGCTGAAGGGCATCGGACCGGCGTACGCCGACCGCCTCGAAGAGGCGGGCGTCCACACCGTCGCGGACCTCGCGGCCGCCGACCCCGAGGAAATCGCCGAGCGTATTGACCTCTCCGCGAAGCGGGTCGGCCGCTGGGTGGACGCCGCACAGAACCACGACTGATGGTCTCGCTGCGACCGCTGTCGGGCGTCTGCGGCCGGCCGACGCATGGGTGAGTCGGCGGCAGTCGTCACCGAGCGTGCGGACGTTCGCACCGCTGCGGCGACTGCACCGACCGACGCCCGCGTCGTCGTCGAAGCCCGCGTTCCGGTCGACGACCCCTTCGACGCGTACCGGCGCGCTCGGGGCGACGACCCCGCGTTCTACTACGAGACGACGGGCGGCAGCGACGGCTGGGGGTACTTCGGCGTCGCGCCGGACGAACTGTTGACCGTCGGCGCCGGGGAATCGGGCGCGCTGGACGTGCTCGCGGACCGCGTCGGTGCGACGGTCCTGCACGGCGACTGCGAAGTCCCCCACCCCGGTGGTCTGTTCGGCTGGCTCTCCTACGATGTCGCCCGTGACCTCGAAGCGTTACCCAGTAGCGCCGCCGCCGACCGCGAACTCCCGCGACTCCAACTCGGCGTCTACCCGGTCGTCGCGGCGTGGCGAGAACCGTTCACCGCTGGTGACACGCTTCGCTTCGTCGCCAACGTCCCCCACGAGGACGACGCGGACGCCGCCTTCGACGCCGGCGTCGAGCGCGTGCAGGCGCTGGCGGCTCGCGTCCGGGACGGTGACCCGGCCGTCGGGCCGCCACCGACCGACGAGCGCGCGCCGTTCGAGAGCGCGTGCGGCCGCACCGCCTACGAGGACCGCGTCCGCCGCATCAAAGAACACATCCGAGACGGCGACACGTTCCAAGCGAACGTCAGCCAGCGCCTCGAAGCCCCCGCGAGCGTCCACCCCGTCGAGGTGTACGCGGCGCTCCGTGACGCCAACCCGGCGCCGTACTCCGGACTCGTGGAGTTCCCGGGCGTCGACCTCGTGTCCGCTAGCCCCGAACTCCTGCTGGCGAAACGGGGCCGCGACCTCGTCACCGAACCCATCGCTGGTACCCGGCCGCGCGGGGACACGCCCGAAGCGGACGCCGACCTCGAAGCCGACCTGCGGCGCGACGAAAAGGAGCGCGCTGAACACGCCATGCTTGTCGACCTCGAACGCAACGACCTCGGGAAAGTCGCCGAGTACGGCAGCGTCGAGGTCGGCGAGTACCGCCGCGTCGACCGGTACAGCGAAGTGATGCACCTCGTCAGCGAAGTCCGCGGCCGACTTCGCGAGGGGTGTACGCTCGCGGACGCTATCGCCGCCGTCTTTCCCGGTGGAACTATCACCGGTGCGCCCAAGCCACGGACGATGGAGTTGCTCGACGCGGTGGAGGCCACTCGCCGCGGCCCCTACACCGGCAGCATGGCGGCCGTCGGCTTCGACGGCGACGCCACGCTCAACATCGTCATTCGGACGCTCGTTCGGTTCTCCGACGAGTACCACTTGCGCGTCGGCGCGGGCGTCGTCCACGACTCGGACCCGAGCGCGGAGTACGACGAGACCCTCGACAAGGCTCGCGCGCTCGTGACCGCCATCGACGACGCCTTCGACCGCACCGGCGACGCGTTCGCGCTCCGCGAGGAGGCGGTCGAACAGTGACCGTCCTCGTCGTGGACAACTACGACTCGTTCGCGTACAATCTCGTCCAGTACATCGGCGACAATGCCGACGACGTGGTCGTCCGCCGCAACGACGAAATCGACATCGACGGAATTCGCGGCCTCGACCCGGACGGCATTGTCGTCTCGCCCGGCCCCGGAACGCCCGACGACGCCGGCGTCTCGATTCCCGTCTTCCGCCGCCTCGACTACCCGACACTGGGCGTCTGCCTCGGCCATCAGGCGCTCTGCG
It encodes:
- a CDS encoding calcium/sodium antiporter, which codes for MAGTLLVDGAILVVGILLLYVGAELLVAAASALALSHGVKAATVGVTIVAFATTAPELFVSATGALTASDSIALGNIVGSNIANIGLVLGASAVVRPMEVDDKTLYQHGPFMFTAAVALVALGTDGSLGAFDGVVLLALLAGFTGYLYYKSQQEDDVALPEDVEMDDESATAGAREYVTLVGAIVLLLAGSRALITGGRGVLMAWGFGDLFIGLTIIAFGTSVPELATSLVSAIRGEAEFSIGNVVGSNIYNVLAVIGIVAVLVPITVTGSTVSYEFPVMLGFTVAALAIMALGERITRVEGAGLIAGYVGFVYFLLP
- a CDS encoding shikimate dehydrogenase, whose product is MQVFGLVGNPVEHSLSPPMHEAAYSELGVDARYVTFEPAREDIETAIEGADALGVAGLNVTIPFKQAVLDVVGPDDLAARIGAVNTVDFSGDTVTGHNTDAEGVRRSFAHHGVELDGRDAVVVGAGGAGRAAAFALADAGATVSIANRTVETAELLADDVGSAASAHGLDVLPELLADADALVNATSVGMEEDESPVPAAALHGDLAVLDAVYAPLETRLLRDAADVGATTIDGAWMLLFQGVAAFELWTGRDAPIAAMNDALRAKL
- a CDS encoding helix-hairpin-helix domain-containing protein; translation: MGLLSTLKSLLGMEEESRSAGSGVDVTVEHEPSTESERAVKESDAETGDEDDVDETVATETDAAASTESLVDEEHTDDSTRAAEPAEAAGTGDEEVPETAEDGVDEAVASETDAAASTESLVDEDHTDDPTRAAEPAEAASTGDDEDATESVDGESVTVLKGIGPAYADRLEEAGVHTVADLAAADPEEIAERIDLSAKRVGRWVDAAQNHD
- the pabB gene encoding aminodeoxychorismate synthase, component I, giving the protein MGESAAVVTERADVRTAAATAPTDARVVVEARVPVDDPFDAYRRARGDDPAFYYETTGGSDGWGYFGVAPDELLTVGAGESGALDVLADRVGATVLHGDCEVPHPGGLFGWLSYDVARDLEALPSSAAADRELPRLQLGVYPVVAAWREPFTAGDTLRFVANVPHEDDADAAFDAGVERVQALAARVRDGDPAVGPPPTDERAPFESACGRTAYEDRVRRIKEHIRDGDTFQANVSQRLEAPASVHPVEVYAALRDANPAPYSGLVEFPGVDLVSASPELLLAKRGRDLVTEPIAGTRPRGDTPEADADLEADLRRDEKERAEHAMLVDLERNDLGKVAEYGSVEVGEYRRVDRYSEVMHLVSEVRGRLREGCTLADAIAAVFPGGTITGAPKPRTMELLDAVEATRRGPYTGSMAAVGFDGDATLNIVIRTLVRFSDEYHLRVGAGVVHDSDPSAEYDETLDKARALVTAIDDAFDRTGDAFALREEAVEQ